The stretch of DNA GTTCGTTACATAGTGAATTTTTTCTACGTTGATGCGCAGCTTCGTCCGAGTACCGTCAAAATCCATTTAGGATCGTCCGCAGAAATCCATAACGCGGCGAAAGCCTTTGGTAATAACACGGTTCCCGAGGTTCCTTCGATTTGGCCACAGGCCCCCGTGTTGGAAATCACGTTACTTCTCAGGAACATGAAAGTAAATTATAATGGCACGCGAATCGGCCAAGTCCTTTCACTCGAAACTCAGCAATTTTCTGATCTCTACGGTGTTGTCTCTCCTCGTGCAGTACAATAAGGCTTCCGTCGAAAGGTAGAAAACTTTCCAATTGAAATACCAAATCATCGCACTGACCTATCGAACCTTACCTTCAAACGATTCTATCATCgacgtattttttctttcctatgtAAAATCGGACATTGACAATGTTCCCATTAAAGGAGGTATAAAAATTTGTcgtagtaaaagaaagagaaagaaacgaacgaaaatcaatgaagctattagaaatttttttcttcttgttttttttcaaaaatcaaacaaaaaatacgaGATTTTAGTTtcgatcaaagagaaaaatgtctTTTGCTACCTCAAAAATATCATCgtttttttggaaaaattagAGAAGACTGCAGAAATCTCCGAATCCTTCATTATTTACCTCCCTTTTCGAATCAATACCTTCGTCCtcgccatttttctttctcgaccTTTTCTCCGTCTGATCTTCGACCGCCAAAGCAAAAGTGCCACCATTTCGtcttatccttcttctttttctttttcctcctcttttttccctctctctctctctctctctctctctctctctctctctttctctctctttctctctttctcgtgaaCCAAAAGTTTCCACGAAATCTTTCCATCGTACACCAATTTCGGTGCGACGTGGTGGCACGGTCGCTAGAAGAAAATTACAGAGTCCGTGgataacagaaagagagagagagagagagagagagagagagagaaagagaaaaaaagagtgaaagagtgagagagagagagagaatggtgcGATAATCTGAGCCCGTAGAAAGGAAAGGACCTCGCTCTCGGTCTTCGTTATTAAGCGAAATGATTACCGACTAAGACGACCACCTACACTAATAACGAATTCTTCAAGGTTGCTGTTCACCGAAGGATGCAAACCTTTTTCCTGAAAATTAGCAAAAGGAAGTCGCgaattttgtttcttaaaCAATGTTGTTCCTCATTGATAATCGATCACGAGAACAGTAAGACAATGGACTAAGGGGGAAAAAATGGTGgcgagagaagaggaagaagaaaaggagtaaTAAGTTTCTTACGAAGACACGATaagtatctttctctctctctctctctctctctctttcttctctctctttcttctctctctctctctctctctctctatctctctctatctctctctttgtcttgcTTTACCCGAAAGACCTGAGAGAACGTGATCGAGTTACGAGTTTCGAATGTCCGCAGTAGTCGTTACTGCCTCTAGAGTTTCGCGCTCGATGCTCGCTCGAATTTCCTAAAAATCTTATtcagagagacgaagagagcGAAAGGAGGACATATTCTCCGGTAGAGCCCCTCAACGTAAAGAACCTTCGTTTTCGACGATTGTATGAGGGATCACGTTCGTGTCTTTGGTATCTTTTGACTTGGAAAGTCTTTGCTTTCTAACACGAGCTCTATTTTCAAATCCAGAACGTGTACTTACATATTTACTTTCTTACTTGGTTActatgataagaaaaatatcgaataggATTGGCAAGATTTTTAACTCGAATAGaaatgtgaaaaagaaatgaagaaagaagaggtggAAGGATAAAGGATGAAAGCAATTGTAATCGTTGATCGTTCATCGGGATCGTGTTCATCTTTGACGACTTTTGAATTGGAAAGTTTTCGCTTTCTAACGggagttattatttttaatatatcttagAATGTGtcttaaatgataaaaaaaaaaaaaaaaaaaaaaaaaaaacagaaaaaaacaaaaaagaaaagaagaaggagaaaaaaattagaagaaaaattggTAGGAGTCTCTAGCTCAAgtagaaatatagataaagagaaaggataagaataaaaagaaaaagaaaaaaaagaagattaagaTGAAgaccaagaagaagaagaagaagaaaaagaagaagaagaagaggaggaagagggagtaggaggaggaagaggaagaggaaaaagacgaAACTTTATCGAAGCTGCGACGAGTTGGGTGCAGCGAAAATTGGTTAGTGGTGGGGGTGATGGAGACCAGCCGCATAATGACAGGGTGCCTCGCGCCAAGGCCCCGCTAACGAACCGGCCCACAGGACCTTTTGGGTCCGGGCTAGGAGACGACACTGTATTATTTTACCATTTCGAGGGTCGGAGGCATCATCAGAAATCATCGCCGAATCCATATAATCAGTAGACGGTTACGTGCGGCCATGATTTTAAGAGCGGAAGAAAAGGACGATGgcaagagggagaaagaagaaggaggaaaacgaagaagaagacgaagaaaaagacgaagaataagaaggtaaagcgaaggaagaggaggagatggaggaggaggaggaggaggaggaggaggaggaggggtgAAGGAGTGATCCTAATAACGAGAACGATGGTACGACGTAGAAATCAGGATCTCTCCTTTCGTCCTTCCTCGTGTCAGCAGAAAGAGGAGGAACTTTTCGACTTCTGGATCCTTGATACGAACTTATAGGACTCTCATTGCTGCTCGCTAATGACACCAGCGCGATAAAAAGCAAACTCTCCTCCTTCCTCGCCGCCATCTTACACGAAAGGTGGACACCAACCAAGTCCGCGGTTATACCTACCTGAGAACGATTTTGAAGTAGGCTGAGAAAGGGGAGATACCGAGTGAGAAGCGTAGAAAAAAAGCGCACGAATGCACTTAGCGATTCTCCGTACAAAATCGGTCCAATGGAAATGGAGGAAGTGATTCCAggagctttctctctccctctccctctacctctctctctcgacggTCTCCGAACGAAcaagatctttttcttctttttttttcttttttttttttttttcatttggaaCGATATCGCGACTCCTTTTACCATGATTTCttctcaaaagaaaaaaaaagaaaggaaggaaaaaaaaagatggaaaggtCATTCTCTCGATCCGTCTTCATTGATCAAAGTATTCGATCGTTCAGATAACcaatctaaaatataaaacagtttcttttcctttttttttcttttctctctctctctctctctctctctctctctctctctctctctgcttttgTACTTTAACCAGACAGCTATGATTCTTATCATTGTCTTAGTAAAACTTTAGGATTTATTTCAATCACTCTAAAGAACGTATACgtatctcttctcttctcttccctaCCAATGAGAACGAGatgaaatgatatataattcttcGATATAATGTTCACGGGAAAGCTACGTCATGGACGATGCAACGCaacatacaacatacatacatacatacatacatacatacatacatgcatggcGACTATATCGTGAAAGTTGATCGATAAAGATCTAAATGAAAGTCGTCGCGTAGCATAAGATATCTCTCGTATGCATATACATTAcgatatatgcatgtataagtacatatatgggcataaatatatatgtatatatatatatatatatatatatatatatatatatatatacacattatatgtatatacggctttatatatatatatatatatatatactctgaAGTTTCCTAGAGgaagacatacacacacagtcTTTCTGCCTCGAAGGAAAACATAGAAAACGGTATTTTCTGCGAGACTCAAATATCAAACACGTTGGAAATTATCGTCCAAGGGATCTCTTatatggaagaagaagatcaaGGGAAACACAGCTTTTACGTTACGTCTCTTAACTTCAGCATGAGAcatttttaaacgaaatccaaaaaaagaaaaatccataCTATCAACCGATGCTTCGATCATTTCATAATGTATCATATGTACCAACAATTATGAAACTGGTTTATGTTATTtgagatattaaaagatatatcttGTTTTGagtttgtaattattattatcgttattattctgcaaattttacgattacatagaggaattatttttcttgcatttttattttttttattatctttttttttttttatttttttcttcttttaaaaaaaaaatgaaatacacccacttgtttttctttatattatatcagataaataattttggaaATAGTACAAATccaaatttcaaattattctcaATGATTGTCGGATCATACGTCAATTTTCGACCTGTTTGATTTATTCTTACGTCTCTCTTACgtctatgtaaataaataattatctaaaacaatttaaataatcaatgCCATGcattcctttatatttttatttctttttttttttgtttttttttttttttttgaagtatTAAAACGAAGTAATTAATgcagaagtaaaaaaaaaataataataataatttccattggTAAagtatttattcgattaattgCAAGATTTATCATGGAAAtgacgaatataaaaaaaagagaaaaaacgaaacaaaagcaaaaaggTAAGGATGAGCAAGCTCTCTTCTCTTAGAAACAACAAGTTTTAAGATCCCGTGGGAGTATATGGTAGAAAGACAGAATAGGGCTTCGATACACGTGAAGCAGTATCGACACGGCGAAACGCGTTATCTCGATAATTAGGTGCTTTCTCCAAAGCAAAGTATCGATGTTAAAGTCTCACGAACTGGTTTCGGAATTCTACGGTCCGTGTCAACGGCTCTACTTAGAGATAAAGTATTGACGGGTCGAGGAGGCAGGCTCTTCTTTACGTTCTCTCTAccctctttattttccttttcttttctttcgtctaaTCTATGCACGATATATCTACTAGCAGAACGTGTCTTCCCTTGGAGAGACCTCGATCAATCCTCtatcgtatacatatatctcgAAAAGTTACTACTTTTCAAAATCAAACgaattctatttctatttagattcataaattttcgaataatcgattaatccTATCATCGTATAaccaagaaaattattataaagtcAATCTATTTGATCGCATTTgatttagataaataaatcaagataattatttcattaattatcttttaaatatctacTATTTTATCCTATTAATTTTACCGATTCGATCGACTCTTTTAAATATCTACAATTTACTGTTTTCAATCAAATATATTCTCTTACAATTTGTAGACAGtagaggacaaaaaaaaaaaaagaaatatgctATTTCTCTAACTTATTACTAAATAGAATAACTtaacgaattaatattttacgttCGATTCTTTGCTGATGTTAAAAAGTTCAACGTTATTTCGAAGAATTCGTAACCGGGGAAAAAGATCGATCggtcaaaaaaaaaggatcttcACAATGATTTTTCAAGCTCTTCGATGCAACGTAAATCGATTGTTTCAAACgcgagtaataataatatagaaacgtTATGGCGTAGCCGTTCGCATTAGCCATTAATTGCTTCCCGCGGTATATTTCATGCGTTAGGTGTCATTTATGGAGAGAGAAACCCGCATAGAATCTCGATAATGCCTCTGGCATGATCGTTCGGAacttctctcttgctctttctatctttcttacttCTGTCACGACGATTACAAGTCCTTTACTCTCTTTCACAGGAGAGACCACGGCCACCTACCTCCTACCTCTTTATAATGTTCTTAAGCGACTCTTGGTAGCCTCCAGGACAATTGCTTTTAACTTTAGACCTGTAACCCCGAACTTCTCGCGCTCCTAATACCATTTAATAAACGCGATTCACATGGCTGtgtttataataacgttacgaACTTGTATAGACAAGTAATAGTAAAGTACTCAATATGTGTCTATGATTCATATAGcttcttaaataatttttcttcctttacaccacccccccctctctctctctctctctctctctctctctctgtctctcttttcataattattatataatattaaataatggaaaattattgataactgataattgaaattatatcaattatacgtCATTTGATTTACAATCTTCGATAACTAAAGcaaatttattaatgtaatctACGATAGAATAAAGCATATCGCgttgttattaaattaaattattgaaaaaaagtttatttattgCTAAAACAGGTAAAATCtgaataattcaaatttaagATCTATCTATAATGAAATTCATTacagatataaaatttattaagcgATAagagtaaatataattatttgaataatgGAAATTGATGTTAAATGCAACAATTATTATCAGCTCgatcaaacaaataaaatctgAATAGgtgatgtaataaaataaaataaaataaaattctgatatatttattaataataaaacgatttaatataaaaaaaaaaataagctcTATTTTATGTTATcacacaaaaaaagaaaaatagtaatagtagagcGCTATTTTATCAgccaataaaatatttgttaataatagtagaacAATATTTACGGACGAATCAAAATCAGTTGATTTAATAGGTCTCTGCTTTACCGATTAAGTTtcaatttatcgataataataagatacgATTTTACCGACTGAATTAATATATCGGTAAAAGTAGACAGCTATTTTGCCAACTGTATTAAATTGAAAGTGTAGATTAAGTCAGCTATTCATTCACTATCTTTTGTTCAAAGCGTGTATAACTTCAGCGACAGatatggacaaaatatgaactacgaATACAAATGGGAACACTGTTATCATCATGCGACTATCTTGTCGGGATGtataaactttaataatataaatttgcgaatttaaagaaattatcttcGAATTTAACTATATCCTATCTATTTGCTTCTAGAAATATTATTGGCAATGTAAAGTTTTAATACTTTAGTGTTAAATCAGAATTAAATTgatgaaattttgaaaatatattaaaatatgtagCTATTCGCTCAGTAATATTTGCATTGCATGGTTtaaaattagattttaatatatcgcAAGTAATACCGACTTTTAGATCTCATCATGTGGAGGTTGCTGTATCTGAAGATCTACAATCTAACGGGTGACTCTGAAATTTACATTCGCGAagtaatttaatgaaattttcgagcaaataaaatgaaatctttagtaagaTTTTCAATTGGCCCGCGAACATCCATGCCTATGAGTACAAATATTCTCCCTACCTTTTCGTATTTTCCgtgtaaaaatcgatgataagTCTATCTCTCGATGATCTCTAAACCTATGGCGACAAATCGGCGCCaaatctttttacttttttatcttcttatcttttcaaCACAAGCAGGCAATCATTAATTCACGGACATAACGTAACCATTCAAGTGTGTATGTGAAAATCAGTAATGGAGCTACGCgagcttcttctcttttgtcgCAAATTTCAAGTGGCGCCACAgtataaaactttttctatggcgaaaaatatcaaaaatagcatttatcaaaacaacaagaacaaaCATAATTCTTGACCAATTTTAATGGACAAAATCTCATTTTATAGACAAAGATTTTGTCTAAGACAtatctttttcgaatttttcaaaaaggtttttatttatagataaatcattctcgaaaaatatcattctttagcatgatttttttttttgaaagaaaataaaactttttcaataattagaaaaagatatgtcCTAGATTAAACCTAcgtctttaaaatgagacattgttcattaaaatcgattaagAATTACGTATGTTCTCATTGATGCCATGAACTATTATAAAATCAGAGACATAGCGAACAGCCATAAGGCTGTTTATCTGTAGTATTTATGATTTCAGTAATaagtattaacaaaatataaataaattaaataaatataaaaatgcacAATAGAAAAAGACTATTCCTCAAAACGTATTCAAATAGTTAATAGCTCAAAATTACTTgcaattatgtattataatgataatacataatgtataaaatataatatataaaagattataacaataacgatagaaattaaaatttgaataatgataatgaaattgattttatatttctttttttttttttttttatttattagaaatattcaagTTATATGCATTAaaacaatcaaaaaaaaaaaataaatagtttaTAGCCTTAAAGGTATATTTGGCCAATATTGAGGTTTTGATTTATCTTTGTGTCTTTCTATTGTTGCCTGTAAAGCAGTTTCCATAGCCAATATCGTGGGACTTGCATCGCCATACAATAATTTTGCTTCTTTACTTCTAGTATGAGCCCAAGCTGCTCCACCTTCCATAGAAACTATACTCTCTTTTTTGCTAGCAGCTAATTCCTGTTCACGTTTTTGTTTCAACTCCATTTTATGACGTAAGCTTTGTTCTAAGAAGGTCATCATATCCTCATCTACATGAAATTCCAAATCCTGATCATCTTTAgcctccttccttttttcattatcttgaaaattattatctttcttatgaCTATTCTGTTGTTGCTTATAAGTCTTTCTATTGTCAGTTTGTTGATTATTTTGTCCAATTAAAGatctaattttatttcgtaatatttcattCTCATGTTCCAAAGCCAAACAACGTGATCTCCACCATGTTACGCTGTGcctgtaaataaaaattttgtaatattttctccctacaaaatagaaaataaaaaacaaattggaATGGATGACTAtgctaatataatataaatactataaatgttatgattttattataaataaaatcataataatatgtatagtaATATGTGTggtgaataaaaataaatcgttaaataaatagatacaagataaaataaaaaaaaaaaaaaaaaaaataaaacaaattttacttgtttgcaaaaataatgatttaccTTTTTTGCCACTCTTGAGCAGCCGcataatttttccaaaatGCATCGGCTTGCATCGTctcagttattattttttcttcggaAAAAGATACATTAGCGAATTCTTTTAACAATCTTTGACTTCTGATCGATTTAACCTCCAATTTGATACGTTCGCGTCGTCGCTTTTTCACAttacgtttcttctttcgatttctatttttttttacagaaagAAATTCCATACCTCGTGACAAATCGAAGAATTTAAACGTCAGTTATATTTTATGCCAACATAAAAAGTCTCATTGtttatatagaatttaattctttttttttttctttctctctttttttttttaaacggaaAACCATTGAAACGCCCTCGTGCATTAAATACGAAAATTATGTAGATGTTTTACGTTTGTATTATTCAAAAGATTTagataatattcaaattttttttcttttttttttttttttttttttttcttactatcgtttaatatattatcttttcgaaaaattattttctatgtatgtaaataaggTTACGAATCATTAACAACATTCGTTAAAgcatttcatttcgttttgttCTACTTTAACGATCTATCGTCgactttttcaaataaatattttctcttacgtacgtattatattcttcgatttataattatttattaaattataattatgtaaaaaatatttttatctatcagaaattattatttgaaaaaattcattactcattttgttttattatacaataattaaatcaagATCATAAATTCTTCTATTCGtacttttctaattattatttataattattattattataaataataattattatctatatataattattattataaataattattattatctataataattataaatttattaaattagaatataaattttaatagttttaaaatGAACGTAATATCAATGAGAATgttaaattaaagaataaaaagggaataaaagggacagatcaaatgaaaacaattTGTAAGATTAAATAGgtgattttattagaaatatacagCGCTTTTGTGACACTTTATACAAATCTAAGAAAACATGTCATTTtaacccaaaaaaaaaaaaaaaaaaaaaaaaaaaaaaaggttccACACATTGCGCTGTTACAAGATAAGAGTTTAATATCATTGCTCCCTTTTCGATATTTAAAGTTCATGCAAAGTTTGGTAGAAATGAGCCAATCGTTATCAACTTGAAtaactttttatatcttcCATTAAGATAATAGTTtcaagtattaataaatttcttataaatacagcaaatatattataaatatctcaAAATTCAACGCTACTAATATATAGTTTTGCTGTTTCttgcaaatattatataaacctTTTACATTTACACTTATgacaaaattgaaaatttgagaagaaataatctttctttttttttttctttctttttttttttcttttttcttttttctttttttctttttctcatttttctcacAAATAGGATACCAATGATAAACGATCGGAGATAAACACtcgcattattttttttttattttacatcaaAGCTTCGCTTTTTGTGTGCAATCTAATTTCGTTGAAAGCTGAACACGATATCGTGacatgtttaaaaaaaaaaaaaaaataaaataaaaagaaagataaagagagacagagagagagagagagagaaatgataatataagaatTCTTCTGTGCATGATACTAGCAGCCTagagttcttttctttttttttttttttctttttttttttatatatagatcttTATAATCACAAAATTGTGACAAAAGACCAATCCTGATCTCATAGATATGACAAATTCAGACCTCTTTCAAAAGACACTTCATTACTACCAAACTTGATATTTCCACTTTCTGAACTGTTTCGTCTTGAGCACAATCTTGTTCTAGCACAAGAACTAGAAGGTTCATCATCTTCTATATCACTTCCATCTATTCGTTTTCGAGGTTCTAGACCAATAATAACACGCACATTGTCAGACAGTTTGTCTTCTACTGCCATTAATTGATGGAAAATACCTTCTGCTTTAGAAAGTGTCCATGGTAGTTCAATGTGTAAAGAAAGATCATTTATATgctataaaaagagaaacgattgtTATTAGCTCATTgtttaaattgtttattaaaaacatttctaTTACTTACTTTGAGTATTTCCGTAAAGccaaaattattttccatcaatacatttttttctgtatCTAATATAGCCACACAtatcaataaatgaaaattaggGCATGGTAAGCCAGTCCATAAAATCTCCCACAGTTTCATTATATCGATTGAATTAAATTCTCTTTTgaacaatactaataaccaacgaaaacagaaaaacatATTCCCAGAATCATGTTGATTTAAATAGTGTGCTAATTGTCGATCAGTAGTATTTAATAGAGTATATAAATGACATAGCTGTGCTTTCATTCCAGTTTGATCCATTTCAAAATTTGTActctatatttaaaaaggggaaaaaaaaataaataaaactataaaaatgaaattttcaaaaattcataataatagataattaataacttACCACTTTATCCATAAAACCAACAAAACACCAAAATGCATCTGATTCACTATCCATCAAACATAAAATAGGACTGAGCAGATCGCTCATACCTTGAACATACCCTAAATCAAAATTGTACATAACATATGTCATG from Vespa crabro chromosome 11, iyVesCrab1.2, whole genome shotgun sequence encodes:
- the LOC124427855 gene encoding gem-associated protein 8-like; this encodes MEFLSVKKNRNRKKKRNVKKRRRERIKLEVKSIRSQRLLKEFANVSFSEEKIITETMQADAFWKNYAAAQEWQKRHSVTWWRSRCLALEHENEILRNKIRSLIGQNNQQTDNRKTYKQQQNSHKKDNNFQDNEKRKEAKDDQDLEFHVDEDMMTFLEQSLRHKMELKQKREQELAASKKESIVSMEGGAAWAHTRSKEAKLLYGDASPTILAMETALQATIERHKDKSKPQYWPNIPLRL